The window AATGCAACGGCCATGGCCGTGTTCGGTGCCTTTCATGCAGGCCAGGCTGTCGTTGACCTTGCTGGTCAGTTCCACCGGCACCATGCCGCCGAGCCCATCGCTGAGCTCGCCGCAATAGAAGGACACGCGGAAATGCGCGCAGCAACCGCCGCAAGCGGTGCAGGGATTGTCGGGGGAGTCGGCCATGTCGGTGAAGAGGCGGTCTTCATCGATGATCCAGTGGAGGGCCTGATTCTCACGCATAAGAACGGTACGTCAGACAAAGATGCCATGATACGACAGCTGCGGCCTGCACCGCAGGCTGTCGCAGATCTGCGTTCAGCTCCCCTTGCGCTCCTTGAACGCCGGCACGAACATCTCGTGCCACACCGCCGGCTTGGTCTTGATGGTGCCGGCTTTGCTC is drawn from Herbaspirillum seropedicae and contains these coding sequences:
- a CDS encoding YkgJ family cysteine cluster protein → MRENQALHWIIDEDRLFTDMADSPDNPCTACGGCCAHFRVSFYCGELSDGLGGMVPVELTSKVNDSLACMKGTEHGHGRCIALVGELGQPGVGCSIYPRRPSTCREFSPWEADGRPNPVCQQRRQALGLPALSALPPQQAAPGLPA